One window of Marinomonas primoryensis genomic DNA carries:
- the ehuD gene encoding ectoine/hydroxyectoine ABC transporter permease subunit EhuD: MNGFHWDWAFTWEVLPMILSAAKVTLLATLLGSIFAIVMGLVFALLRRNNSRTVRISTYWVVEFIRSTPLLVQIFFLYYVMPEFGISMSPLATGVFALGLHYGAYLSEVFRSGIDGIEKGQWEAARALNLTIFDTYKDIVLPQAIRPMIPATGNYIIAMFKETPQLSAITLLEMLQMAKIIGSENFRYLEPFTLVGILYLVFSLLAAYGIHQVERRFPKEGFSLK; the protein is encoded by the coding sequence ATGAATGGATTTCATTGGGACTGGGCGTTTACATGGGAAGTGCTTCCCATGATTTTGTCAGCGGCAAAAGTGACCTTATTGGCGACATTGCTGGGTAGTATTTTTGCGATTGTGATGGGGTTGGTGTTTGCCTTACTACGTCGTAACAATAGCCGAACCGTACGTATTTCGACTTATTGGGTTGTTGAGTTTATTCGTAGTACGCCTTTGCTGGTGCAGATTTTCTTTCTCTATTATGTGATGCCAGAATTTGGGATCAGTATGTCACCACTTGCCACAGGCGTATTTGCTTTGGGCCTTCATTATGGTGCGTATTTATCGGAAGTCTTTCGTAGTGGTATTGATGGCATTGAAAAAGGCCAATGGGAAGCCGCTAGAGCATTAAATTTAACCATTTTTGATACTTACAAAGATATTGTGCTTCCTCAAGCTATTCGTCCGATGATACCGGCGACAGGGAATTACATCATTGCCATGTTTAAAGAAACCCCTCAGCTTTCTGCCATTACATTGTTGGAAATGTTGCAGATGGCAAAGATTATTGGTTCCGAAAACTTCCGTTATCTAGAGCCGTTTACCTTGGTTGGGATTTTGTATCTCGTGTTTAGTCTTTTAGCAGCCTACGGTATTCATCAGGTTGAAAGACGCTTTCCAAAAGAAGGATTTAGTTTGAAATGA
- the ehuC gene encoding ectoine/hydroxyectoine ABC transporter permease subunit EhuC, with the protein MEFGEIVSVLLQGAIVTIEIVAMALPLAVLMAFSFGLIRLYAPAPFKQIAIVYIEFFRGTSALIQLYWIYFVLPFFGITIDAMTAAVVALGLNIGAYGTEVVRGAIQSVPKGQYEASIALNFTASQRLWRIIMPQALVNMIPPFGNLAIELVKATSLVSLITIGDLTFKAKMLADTTLQVGEIFGVVLLFYFVMAQFLVFFIRRLETHLSKGLGRGGLHS; encoded by the coding sequence ATGGAATTTGGAGAAATTGTCTCCGTATTACTCCAGGGGGCCATTGTCACAATAGAAATTGTGGCAATGGCGTTGCCTCTCGCTGTGTTAATGGCCTTCAGCTTCGGATTGATTCGTCTTTACGCTCCAGCACCCTTCAAACAAATTGCCATTGTTTACATTGAATTTTTTCGTGGTACATCGGCGCTAATTCAGTTGTATTGGATTTATTTTGTTTTGCCATTTTTTGGTATAACCATTGATGCGATGACAGCGGCTGTCGTTGCCTTAGGTTTGAATATTGGTGCGTACGGTACAGAAGTTGTTCGTGGTGCTATTCAATCTGTGCCAAAAGGGCAGTATGAAGCCTCCATTGCATTAAATTTCACAGCTTCTCAACGACTGTGGCGCATCATCATGCCGCAGGCTTTGGTTAATATGATTCCGCCTTTTGGTAATTTGGCTATTGAATTAGTAAAAGCGACCTCGTTAGTTTCTCTGATTACGATTGGGGATTTGACCTTTAAAGCTAAAATGTTAGCTGATACAACTTTACAGGTTGGCGAGATCTTCGGTGTCGTATTGTTATTTTATTTTGTTATGGCTCAATTCTTAGTCTTCTTTATTAGACGTTTAGAAACACACCTTAGTAAAGGTTTAGGTCGTGGAGGGCTACACTCATGA